One window of Tepidanaerobacter acetatoxydans Re1 genomic DNA carries:
- a CDS encoding substrate-binding domain-containing protein — translation MNLTNLFSKINKNIIIVVLIVLIATFSIISIKLYTLLYTIHPPEPVKPPDYHFYLVAQNSVDPFWKEVYLGASDSAKENNVALEFKAPRFNDSNEQINYMEIAIISDVDGIATYVPYDERFVDLIDKADSKGIPVVTVDNDAYKSNRKSFIGTNSFVLGEEAGKIMVDATGGKANIAVIMSNDVQKDTAYHNLKLNGFLNAIKNYPEMQITDISISKMGIMSAEDITQSILNSDKTIDAIYCMDSVDTVGAAQVVVDLNKVGNIKIVGYGDAPEIIRYIEKSIIYGTVISDPYKMGYESIEALLEIKRNGNSSTFIDTGVKTITKESIKRYKEALEKLEQ, via the coding sequence ATGAATCTTACAAATCTATTTAGCAAAATCAACAAAAATATTATTATTGTGGTGCTGATTGTGTTGATTGCAACCTTTAGCATTATATCTATTAAACTGTATACTCTCCTATATACTATCCATCCTCCGGAGCCGGTAAAACCTCCGGATTATCACTTCTATCTGGTAGCTCAAAACTCTGTAGATCCTTTTTGGAAGGAGGTTTATCTTGGAGCATCAGATTCGGCAAAGGAGAATAATGTTGCCTTAGAATTTAAGGCTCCGCGTTTTAATGACAGTAATGAACAGATAAATTACATGGAGATTGCTATTATTTCTGATGTAGATGGTATAGCAACATATGTTCCATATGACGAAAGATTTGTTGACCTAATCGATAAAGCCGACTCCAAGGGAATTCCTGTAGTTACCGTTGACAATGATGCCTATAAGAGTAATCGCAAGTCTTTTATAGGGACCAACAGTTTTGTTTTAGGTGAGGAAGCAGGTAAAATCATGGTTGATGCTACCGGAGGGAAGGCAAATATAGCTGTTATCATGAGTAACGATGTACAAAAAGATACTGCTTATCATAACCTAAAGCTGAATGGATTTTTAAATGCAATTAAGAACTATCCCGAGATGCAGATTACAGATATATCTATTTCGAAGATGGGCATTATGAGCGCTGAAGATATTACACAATCTATTCTAAACAGCGATAAAACAATAGATGCCATTTACTGCATGGATTCCGTGGATACCGTGGGAGCTGCACAGGTAGTAGTAGACTTAAACAAGGTGGGCAATATAAAGATTGTAGGGTATGGAGATGCACCTGAGATAATAAGGTACATCGAAAAAAGTATAATATATGGAACTGTTATAAGTGACCCATATAAAATGGGCTATGAAAGCATTGAAGCTTTACTGGAAATTAAAAGAAACGGAAATTCATCTACATTTATCGATACCGGCGTAAAAACCATAACTAAGGAAAGCATCAAAAGGTATAAAGAAGCCTTGGAAAAATTAGAACAATAG
- a CDS encoding sugar ABC transporter ATP-binding protein produces MTQEHILEMQNISKSFPGVQALDNITLKLKPGTVHALVGENGAGKSTLMKCLFGLYTPDKGRIILDGKTVEFKTAKDAIENGISMIHQELQPIPHRSVMENIWLGRFPTKKIIGIPAVDHKKMYKDTKTLIEELKIDINPTTLVSKLSVSQIQAVEIAKAVSYKSKIIIMDEPTSSLTENEVENLFRIIKDLKAHGVAIIYISHKIEEILEISDEITIMRDGKKIGTWPVQELTIDTIITKMVGRELTHRFPPRKNIPGETIMKVENLTSINPRSFKNVTFDLKRGEVLGIGGLVGAQRTELVEAIFGIRNISKGKIYIKDKEVTINHPFDAKQKGLALLTEDRRSTGIFPMLSVEENVLIAALHKYLKLNFIVDKKTSSTAVKAAVEKLQIKTPSIKTQIQYLSGGNQQKAIFSRWLLTEPEILILDEPTRGIDVGAKYEIYTIITDLTRQGKSIIMISSEMPELIGMSDRIMVMCEGKVSGFIDGKRANQETIMKYATQFA; encoded by the coding sequence ATGACACAAGAACACATACTAGAAATGCAAAACATATCAAAAAGCTTTCCCGGAGTCCAAGCACTAGACAACATAACACTAAAACTAAAACCGGGCACAGTCCACGCCTTGGTAGGCGAAAACGGAGCCGGCAAATCCACACTAATGAAATGCCTATTTGGCCTATACACCCCGGACAAAGGCCGCATAATCCTAGACGGAAAAACAGTCGAATTCAAAACCGCCAAAGACGCCATAGAAAACGGCATCTCAATGATACACCAAGAACTCCAGCCGATACCCCACAGAAGCGTAATGGAAAACATCTGGCTTGGCAGATTCCCCACCAAAAAAATCATAGGCATACCGGCCGTAGACCACAAAAAAATGTACAAAGACACAAAAACACTAATAGAAGAACTAAAAATAGACATAAACCCAACCACACTAGTATCAAAACTATCAGTTTCACAAATACAAGCAGTAGAAATAGCCAAAGCCGTTTCATACAAATCGAAAATAATCATCATGGACGAACCCACATCATCCCTAACCGAAAACGAAGTAGAAAACCTATTTAGAATAATCAAAGACCTAAAAGCCCATGGTGTAGCAATAATATACATATCCCACAAAATCGAAGAAATCCTAGAAATATCCGACGAAATTACCATAATGAGAGATGGCAAAAAAATAGGCACATGGCCTGTCCAAGAACTAACAATCGACACAATAATCACAAAAATGGTAGGCAGAGAACTCACCCACAGATTTCCACCGCGCAAAAACATACCGGGTGAAACAATAATGAAAGTAGAAAACCTTACCTCCATCAACCCCAGATCATTCAAAAACGTAACATTCGACCTAAAACGCGGTGAAGTATTAGGCATAGGCGGCCTAGTAGGAGCACAGAGGACAGAACTAGTAGAAGCCATCTTCGGCATAAGAAACATATCAAAAGGCAAAATCTACATAAAAGACAAAGAAGTCACAATAAACCACCCATTTGACGCCAAACAAAAAGGCCTAGCACTACTAACCGAAGACAGGCGCTCAACAGGCATATTCCCCATGCTTTCCGTAGAAGAAAACGTCCTAATCGCAGCACTGCACAAATACCTAAAACTCAACTTCATAGTAGACAAAAAAACCAGCAGCACAGCAGTAAAAGCTGCAGTAGAAAAACTACAAATAAAAACCCCATCAATAAAAACCCAAATACAATACCTATCCGGAGGCAACCAACAAAAAGCAATATTCTCAAGATGGCTGCTAACCGAACCAGAAATTCTAATTCTAGACGAACCGACCCGAGGCATAGACGTAGGAGCAAAATACGAAATATACACCATAATAACCGACCTTACCAGACAAGGCAAAAGCATAATCATGATATCCTCAGAAATGCCAGAACTCATAGGCATGTCAGACAGAATAATGGTAATGTGCGAAGGAAAAGTCAGCGGCTTCATAGACGGCAAAAGAGCAAACCAAGAAACAATAATGAAATATGCGACGCAGTTTGCATAA
- the mglC gene encoding galactose/methyl galactoside ABC transporter permease MglC, translated as MAITKPKTKPGLQTSELKTILSNNAIYIVLLVLSLTIGILNKNFLSPSNIGNILRISSVRMIIALGVSGALITRGTDLSAGRVVALTACISASLLQRPDYAYKIYENLPDLPIILPILLAVLIGAIIGIINGSVIAYLKVPAFIATLGMQVIVYGFACIYTNAQPIGGLRDDFTNLASGSMLLIPNLVLIAAIIIAAIWFMYNHTQFGKYIYAIGGNPSAAEVSGVKVEPTLVKVYALAGGLYGLAGALLAARTGGATNNYGLMYELDAIAACTIGGVSTSGGIGRVSGIITGVLIFEVLSNGLVILGVSAYWQQVIKGIIIITAVAFDIRKYFAKR; from the coding sequence TTGGCTATTACAAAACCAAAAACAAAACCAGGCCTGCAAACCAGCGAACTAAAAACCATATTAAGCAACAACGCCATATACATAGTACTTCTAGTATTATCCCTAACAATAGGCATACTCAACAAAAACTTCCTATCACCTTCAAACATAGGCAACATACTGCGCATATCCTCAGTGCGCATGATAATAGCATTAGGAGTAAGCGGTGCACTAATCACCCGCGGCACAGACCTTTCCGCAGGCCGTGTTGTAGCCCTTACGGCATGCATATCCGCAAGCCTGCTGCAACGACCTGACTACGCATACAAAATATATGAAAACCTGCCCGACCTGCCCATAATACTACCCATACTGCTAGCCGTACTCATAGGTGCCATCATAGGCATAATCAACGGCTCAGTAATAGCATACCTAAAAGTACCCGCATTCATAGCCACACTGGGCATGCAAGTAATAGTATATGGCTTTGCATGCATATACACCAATGCACAGCCCATAGGAGGCCTAAGAGACGACTTTACAAACCTTGCATCCGGCTCAATGCTTCTAATACCCAACCTAGTCCTCATAGCAGCAATAATAATAGCCGCAATTTGGTTTATGTATAACCACACACAATTTGGCAAATACATATACGCCATAGGCGGCAATCCCAGTGCAGCAGAAGTATCCGGAGTAAAAGTTGAGCCCACACTAGTTAAAGTCTATGCACTAGCCGGCGGTCTTTACGGTTTGGCCGGGGCACTACTTGCCGCAAGAACCGGAGGAGCTACAAACAACTACGGCCTAATGTATGAACTTGACGCCATAGCAGCCTGCACCATAGGAGGCGTATCCACTTCCGGCGGCATAGGTCGAGTATCTGGAATCATCACCGGCGTATTAATATTCGAAGTACTAAGCAACGGATTAGTTATCCTAGGAGTTTCCGCTTACTGGCAGCAAGTTATCAAAGGCATCATAATTATTACTGCCGTAGCTTTTGACATTCGCAAATATTTTGCAAAAAGATAA
- a CDS encoding response regulator: MIKIFIADDEQIVIDSLKYIVANFIKDAVIVGHAKSGREAIEKIELTKPDLVFMDIRMPGIDGLDAIRQIKKRRKDISFVIITAYENFNYAKEAVNLGVIEYLLKPVGKNKVIEVIEKAKGALFEDRQAVMQEIELREKLSRVMPHIEREFIYTLFFDSQSIKDYSFYEEIFSMPLDYGYIMLLTINNPAQKENVKASLDRYKMTSMLRETVKREIKCLAATFMLDRVIAFVPADKDQEEYVIRNRAIKRAEKIYQSLQDNAPLPFFIGIGSPYDIKNFLRSYEEADLAIKLSKDEVIVCYKDLVLPDSSTDLYPISKEKQLINQIMVGDIEGVRKLFEDIFQWLALNYAGDIEKIRIKLIEMYIVISRSVSYYKDDAKLGQNSFTDLINLTDLKELKSVIYNNLLKVTKYIQEIKHEEISSAVAKAMEYIDERYNQDITLDHVAKHVNMSYHYFSKLFKDETHRTFSEYLLEIRIRQAKQLLDAKDLSIKDVALHVGYQDPNYFSKIFRKATGMTPTEYKESLEIKEVKQGYGGKF; this comes from the coding sequence TTGATTAAGATTTTTATAGCTGATGATGAACAAATTGTCATTGATTCGTTAAAATATATTGTGGCAAATTTTATTAAAGATGCAGTTATAGTAGGTCATGCTAAGTCAGGTCGTGAAGCTATAGAAAAGATAGAACTGACAAAGCCAGATTTAGTGTTTATGGATATACGGATGCCTGGAATTGATGGGCTTGATGCTATTCGGCAGATAAAGAAAAGGCGCAAAGATATTTCCTTTGTGATAATAACTGCATACGAAAACTTCAATTATGCAAAGGAAGCTGTAAATCTTGGCGTTATTGAATATTTGCTAAAACCGGTAGGTAAAAATAAAGTAATTGAAGTTATAGAAAAAGCTAAAGGAGCACTTTTTGAGGATCGCCAAGCAGTAATGCAGGAGATAGAGCTTAGGGAAAAATTGTCAAGAGTTATGCCACATATAGAAAGAGAATTTATATATACCCTGTTTTTTGACAGTCAGTCCATTAAAGACTACTCTTTTTATGAAGAAATATTTAGTATGCCGTTGGATTATGGATATATTATGCTGCTGACCATTAATAATCCTGCCCAAAAAGAAAATGTAAAGGCAAGTCTTGATAGGTATAAAATGACATCTATGCTCCGAGAAACGGTTAAACGCGAAATAAAGTGTCTTGCCGCAACCTTTATGCTTGACAGAGTTATTGCTTTTGTACCTGCCGATAAAGACCAAGAGGAATATGTAATAAGGAATAGAGCCATAAAAAGAGCTGAAAAAATTTATCAAAGCCTTCAAGACAATGCACCTTTGCCGTTTTTTATCGGTATTGGGAGTCCTTATGATATAAAGAATTTTTTAAGGTCATATGAAGAAGCAGACTTAGCCATAAAACTTTCTAAAGATGAGGTTATAGTTTGCTACAAAGACCTAGTTTTGCCTGACTCTTCCACCGACTTATATCCAATTAGTAAAGAAAAACAGCTTATAAACCAAATTATGGTAGGTGATATTGAGGGTGTTCGAAAATTATTTGAAGATATTTTTCAGTGGCTTGCATTAAATTATGCAGGTGATATTGAAAAAATTAGAATAAAGTTAATAGAGATGTACATTGTTATTTCCAGGTCGGTATCTTACTATAAAGACGATGCTAAACTGGGCCAGAATAGCTTTACGGATTTAATTAATTTGACTGATTTAAAAGAATTAAAATCTGTGATTTACAACAATCTTTTAAAAGTGACAAAATATATACAGGAAATAAAACATGAGGAGATTAGCAGTGCCGTTGCAAAAGCTATGGAATATATAGATGAAAGATATAATCAGGATATTACTCTTGATCATGTGGCCAAGCATGTTAACATGAGTTACCATTATTTTTCTAAATTGTTTAAGGATGAAACTCATCGAACATTTTCCGAGTATCTCTTAGAAATTAGAATCCGGCAGGCAAAACAACTTCTTGATGCCAAAGACCTTAGTATAAAGGATGTGGCCTTGCATGTGGGATATCAAGATCCTAACTACTTCAGTAAAATCTTTCGAAAAGCTACCGGTATGACGCCTACCGAATATAAAGAGAGTTTGGAAATAAAAGAGGTGAAGCAAGGGTATGGGGGAAAATTTTAA
- a CDS encoding sugar kinase, producing the protein MANKVVTFGEIMLRLTPPNYLRFVQADSFDVTYGGGEANIAASLANYGEEAYFVTKVPDNPIGQAAINHLRRYGVHTDYIVKGGERLGIYFNEIGASQRPSLVVYDRSHSSISEAEAGDFDWEKILEGAKWFHFTGITPALGDDVAAACLEAVKTANKMGITVSCDLNYRKKLWSKEKARIVMSELMQYVDISIGNEEDAHDVFGIQAAESDVTKGELSKEGYKEVAKKLMDKFSLKGVAITLRESYSASDNGWSAMYYDGKEIYTSRKYKVHIVDRVGGGDSFGGGLIYALLNGYAPQDAVEFAVAASCLKHTIVGDFNHMTVKEVENLAKGDASGRVQR; encoded by the coding sequence TTGGCTAATAAAGTTGTTACTTTTGGTGAAATAATGCTGAGACTTACCCCGCCTAATTACCTCAGGTTTGTTCAAGCCGATTCCTTTGATGTAACATATGGTGGCGGTGAAGCTAATATAGCTGCATCTTTGGCAAATTATGGCGAGGAGGCCTATTTCGTAACAAAAGTTCCTGATAATCCTATCGGTCAAGCCGCTATAAATCATCTTAGAAGATATGGCGTGCATACCGACTATATAGTAAAGGGCGGAGAGCGCCTAGGAATCTACTTTAATGAGATCGGAGCGTCTCAGCGGCCTTCGCTTGTTGTATATGACCGCAGCCATTCATCTATTTCAGAGGCAGAAGCCGGAGATTTTGACTGGGAAAAGATTTTAGAAGGTGCTAAATGGTTCCATTTTACAGGCATTACACCGGCTTTGGGCGATGATGTAGCTGCTGCATGCCTGGAAGCAGTTAAAACTGCAAACAAGATGGGTATAACCGTAAGCTGTGATTTGAACTACCGCAAGAAACTATGGTCCAAAGAAAAAGCTCGCATAGTCATGTCTGAACTTATGCAGTATGTGGATATTTCTATCGGAAACGAAGAGGATGCTCATGATGTTTTTGGAATCCAAGCCGCTGAATCTGATGTAACAAAAGGCGAGTTGAGTAAAGAAGGTTATAAGGAAGTAGCAAAAAAACTTATGGATAAGTTTTCGTTAAAAGGTGTGGCCATCACACTTAGAGAAAGCTACTCGGCATCTGACAACGGTTGGTCTGCAATGTATTATGACGGAAAAGAAATATATACCTCGAGAAAATATAAAGTGCATATAGTAGACAGAGTCGGTGGAGGAGACTCCTTTGGCGGCGGTCTAATCTACGCTCTCCTCAACGGATACGCTCCACAGGATGCGGTGGAATTTGCCGTAGCGGCTTCCTGTCTGAAACATACCATCGTAGGCGACTTTAACCACATGACAGTAAAGGAAGTTGAAAACTTAGCAAAAGGCGATGCCTCCGGAAGAGTCCAGAGATAG
- a CDS encoding bifunctional 2-keto-4-hydroxyglutarate aldolase/2-keto-3-deoxy-6-phosphogluconate aldolase, producing the protein MKKLEVIKRITDCGIVAVVRAQSADQALKIAEAVKAGGVEAIEITMTVPGAIDVITELAKAYPNGEILIGAGTVMDPETARAAMLAGAEFIVSPYFNPDVVKMCNRYQKVCMPGAMSIREVVEVMESGADFVKFFPGSAFGPAMIKAILGPLPYAPIVPTGGVSLENVGEWIKAGCQAVGVGGELTKGAKKGDYAEVEETARKFVEAIKAARK; encoded by the coding sequence ATGAAAAAATTAGAAGTTATAAAACGCATTACAGATTGTGGCATTGTTGCCGTGGTGAGAGCCCAATCGGCTGATCAGGCACTAAAGATTGCCGAGGCTGTTAAGGCCGGAGGTGTCGAGGCTATTGAAATTACTATGACAGTACCCGGAGCTATTGATGTTATAACTGAACTTGCCAAAGCTTATCCTAACGGGGAAATTTTAATCGGAGCCGGCACAGTAATGGATCCGGAAACAGCAAGAGCAGCAATGCTTGCAGGAGCGGAATTCATAGTCAGCCCTTACTTTAATCCTGATGTAGTAAAAATGTGCAACAGGTACCAAAAGGTATGTATGCCGGGTGCTATGTCCATCAGAGAAGTTGTAGAAGTAATGGAATCCGGTGCAGACTTTGTCAAATTCTTCCCGGGAAGCGCATTTGGCCCGGCGATGATTAAAGCAATATTAGGGCCTCTACCTTATGCACCCATTGTTCCAACAGGCGGCGTAAGCCTGGAAAATGTCGGCGAGTGGATTAAGGCAGGATGCCAAGCCGTAGGCGTAGGCGGTGAACTGACTAAGGGAGCTAAAAAAGGAGACTATGCTGAAGTTGAAGAAACGGCACGCAAGTTCGTAGAAGCTATTAAAGCAGCAAGAAAATAA
- a CDS encoding sugar ABC transporter substrate-binding protein: MGENFKKVLLIVLFCIFILLTVFTVSLISKARPRLNKSLAEETNMKIRVGISLGTLKEERWLKDRDILMAKLKELGADVFVQNANNDDNDQLKQVKYLLDQNIDVLILVPNDLEKAAAVVQMAQKSGVKVISYDRLVTRSNADLYISFDSKEVGRLMAKLLIEKIPQGNYLIINGAKTDHNSKLIKDGYDQVLEEKIINNDINIIAEEWAPDWMSEYAFEITDELLQRGEKIDAIICGNDSLAGGAIEALAEYRLAGKTLVVGQDADLAGCQRIVEGTQLGTVYKPIDFLAEKTAQMAIKLAKGEELLIDRTIFDGKYDVPYYLLKPIPVDKYNLDCTVLKDGFHLTQDVYRYLPKNQ; this comes from the coding sequence ATGGGGGAAAATTTTAAGAAAGTATTACTTATCGTGCTGTTTTGTATTTTTATTTTGCTAACTGTATTTACAGTCTCCCTTATTTCTAAAGCCCGTCCAAGATTAAATAAAAGCTTGGCTGAAGAAACAAATATGAAGATTAGAGTTGGCATCTCCCTTGGTACATTGAAAGAAGAGAGGTGGCTTAAAGATCGTGATATACTAATGGCCAAGCTAAAGGAACTGGGTGCTGATGTTTTTGTGCAAAATGCAAATAATGACGACAATGATCAATTGAAACAAGTAAAATACTTACTTGATCAGAATATCGATGTACTCATATTAGTCCCTAATGATTTGGAAAAGGCCGCAGCTGTGGTACAAATGGCCCAGAAAAGCGGAGTAAAAGTAATATCATATGATAGGCTGGTTACCCGTTCGAATGCTGATTTATATATTTCTTTCGACAGTAAAGAAGTGGGGCGGCTTATGGCGAAGCTTTTAATTGAAAAAATACCTCAAGGGAATTACTTAATAATCAATGGCGCTAAAACTGATCACAATTCAAAACTGATTAAAGACGGGTATGATCAAGTATTGGAAGAAAAAATTATAAATAATGATATCAATATTATAGCAGAAGAGTGGGCGCCTGATTGGATGTCAGAATATGCTTTTGAAATTACAGATGAGCTGCTGCAGCGAGGAGAAAAAATTGATGCGATTATTTGCGGCAATGATAGTCTAGCCGGTGGAGCAATTGAAGCTTTAGCCGAGTATAGGTTAGCCGGTAAAACTCTTGTAGTTGGTCAAGACGCCGATTTAGCAGGTTGCCAGAGAATTGTAGAGGGAACCCAATTGGGAACCGTGTACAAGCCCATAGACTTTTTGGCTGAAAAGACGGCTCAAATGGCAATTAAATTAGCTAAAGGAGAAGAGCTTTTGATTGACAGGACTATATTTGACGGCAAATACGATGTACCCTATTATTTACTAAAACCTATTCCTGTAGATAAATACAATCTAGATTGCACAGTGCTAAAAGACGGCTTTCACCTAACTCAGGACGTATATCGATATTTACCTAAAAATCAGTAA
- a CDS encoding sensor histidine kinase yields the protein MMKELLNFTGIRKKLIVYYLVVTLLMGMTSIYSYYTARSVTAKFNDIFVGYVYLNNLYADVSSLEINVEKYLSNKSSEALLDYYMLNNKLQTQADELIGNLSYDSNSLMIKDIGNMIKALLKETDAAINAKRGRMSSEYLARFTESHKIAGFIKLYINELLYNKLQEGSKEYYSIKGKMAVVSYVNLIIIISSIIFSIVLAMYFTYKITRPIVELSVSAGKISQGNFDVEPIKIETNDELSILAKAFNEMTVSIKCYIDTLKHQAEVEARLKEQEMQNLRMKSILKDAELKSLQSQINPHFLFNTLNAASQLAIMEGADRSSTFIEKVANLFRYNLRGLDKPVTLKEEIENAKTYMYILKTRFGDKVEFLVDVDEKALDIEMPCTIIQPLLENAFIHGIENLERIGTIELKVMMNTEFIAVEVRDDGLGMDEQTIKTILSVSEHNSTFDDRLGGIGLQNVIRRMMLFYNKYNAEDVIEVISKKDYGTKVMLKVPIAKGVYT from the coding sequence ATGATGAAAGAATTACTGAATTTTACGGGAATCAGAAAAAAGCTTATTGTTTATTATTTAGTAGTTACATTGCTTATGGGCATGACAAGTATTTATTCCTATTATACCGCAAGGTCCGTGACTGCTAAGTTTAATGATATATTTGTCGGTTATGTTTATTTAAATAATTTATATGCCGATGTAAGTTCCCTTGAAATAAACGTAGAAAAATACTTGTCAAATAAATCTTCCGAGGCTCTTTTAGACTATTACATGTTAAACAATAAACTTCAAACCCAAGCTGATGAGCTTATCGGAAATCTAAGCTATGACAGTAATAGTCTGATGATTAAAGATATTGGGAATATGATAAAAGCTTTACTGAAAGAAACAGATGCGGCAATAAATGCAAAAAGAGGTCGTATGAGCAGTGAATACCTTGCAAGATTTACAGAATCTCATAAGATAGCCGGATTTATTAAACTTTATATTAATGAACTCTTGTATAATAAATTGCAAGAAGGTTCAAAAGAATATTATTCGATTAAGGGGAAAATGGCTGTTGTAAGCTATGTAAACCTTATTATTATAATAAGCTCCATAATATTCAGCATAGTTCTTGCTATGTATTTTACATATAAAATAACACGGCCTATCGTTGAACTCTCCGTTTCCGCAGGCAAAATATCTCAAGGAAATTTTGATGTGGAACCCATTAAAATCGAAACTAATGACGAATTGAGTATACTTGCCAAGGCCTTTAATGAAATGACCGTAAGCATAAAATGCTATATTGACACATTAAAGCATCAGGCAGAGGTAGAAGCGCGGCTGAAAGAGCAAGAAATGCAAAATCTTCGCATGAAAAGTATTTTAAAGGATGCCGAGCTAAAATCCCTTCAGTCCCAGATTAATCCACATTTTCTATTCAATACATTAAATGCTGCCTCTCAACTTGCTATTATGGAAGGAGCCGACAGATCTTCGACTTTTATAGAGAAAGTAGCCAATCTTTTCCGCTATAATCTTAGAGGGCTTGATAAACCGGTTACCTTAAAAGAAGAAATAGAAAATGCGAAGACCTATATGTACATATTAAAAACTCGCTTCGGAGACAAGGTGGAATTTCTTGTTGATGTAGATGAGAAGGCTTTAGATATAGAAATGCCCTGCACTATTATACAACCGCTGCTGGAAAACGCTTTTATTCACGGAATAGAGAATTTGGAACGAATTGGCACTATTGAGCTTAAAGTAATGATGAATACGGAATTTATAGCTGTTGAAGTAAGGGATGACGGTTTGGGCATGGATGAACAAACTATCAAAACCATATTATCAGTGTCTGAACATAACAGCACGTTTGACGATCGCTTAGGCGGTATAGGTTTGCAGAATGTCATTCGCAGGATGATGCTTTTCTATAATAAATATAATGCAGAAGATGTAATTGAAGTTATTAGCAAAAAGGATTATGGCACAAAAGTGATGTTAAAAGTGCCAATAGCGAAGGGGGTTTATACTTGA
- a CDS encoding galactose ABC transporter substrate-binding protein, which produces MKKTISIILMSVLLIGILAGCGGGGQPAGGDNEQAEGGEKAGSEIKIGLCLYKFDDTFISTVRQAIEKDAAEKSKATGDKITINAVDGQGQQATQNDQVDTFITQGYDIIDVNMVDRTAASVIIDKAKKADIPIVFFNREPVSEDMDKWDKLYYVGAKAEESGTMQGSIAVEYWKNHPEADKNGDGIMQYVMLEGEPGHQDAILRTEYSIKAVEEAGIKTEKLANDTGNWQRAQGQEKMAAWLSAFGDNIEVVFANNDDMALGAIEALKAAGYFQGDKYMPVIGVDATAPALDALADGKLLGTVLNDAKGQGNAILEISYALAKGKDPELEGLTDGKYCWVPYQPVTKENMDQFR; this is translated from the coding sequence ATGAAGAAAACCATATCAATCATTCTCATGTCAGTTCTTCTGATAGGTATTCTAGCTGGCTGTGGAGGAGGCGGTCAACCTGCGGGAGGAGATAACGAACAAGCAGAAGGCGGCGAGAAAGCCGGCAGCGAAATCAAGATAGGCCTATGCCTTTACAAATTCGACGACACCTTCATCTCCACCGTACGCCAAGCGATAGAAAAAGACGCAGCAGAAAAGAGCAAAGCCACAGGCGACAAAATCACCATCAACGCCGTAGACGGCCAAGGCCAACAAGCGACCCAAAATGACCAAGTAGACACATTCATAACCCAAGGCTACGACATAATAGACGTAAACATGGTAGACCGAACCGCAGCCTCAGTCATAATAGACAAAGCCAAAAAAGCCGACATACCCATAGTATTCTTCAACCGTGAACCCGTATCCGAAGACATGGACAAATGGGATAAACTATACTACGTAGGAGCAAAAGCCGAAGAATCAGGGACCATGCAAGGCAGCATAGCCGTAGAGTACTGGAAAAACCATCCAGAAGCAGACAAAAACGGAGACGGCATAATGCAGTATGTAATGCTGGAAGGAGAACCCGGCCACCAAGACGCAATACTTAGAACAGAGTACTCCATCAAAGCCGTAGAAGAAGCCGGAATAAAAACCGAAAAACTAGCAAACGACACCGGCAACTGGCAAAGAGCTCAAGGCCAAGAAAAAATGGCAGCATGGCTTTCCGCCTTTGGAGACAACATCGAAGTAGTATTTGCCAACAACGACGACATGGCCCTAGGAGCAATCGAAGCACTAAAAGCCGCCGGCTACTTCCAAGGCGACAAATACATGCCCGTAATAGGCGTAGACGCCACAGCACCGGCCCTTGACGCACTAGCAGACGGCAAACTACTAGGAACAGTCCTAAACGATGCCAAAGGTCAAGGCAACGCAATCCTAGAAATATCCTACGCACTAGCCAAAGGCAAAGACCCCGAACTTGAAGGCCTAACCGATGGCAAATACTGCTGGGTACCATACCAGCCCGTAACCAAAGAAAACATGGACCAATTCAGATAA
- a CDS encoding ferredoxin, whose translation MKLSVDQDLCISCGLCIDTCPSVFDWNDDGKADVVVDEVPDDAEDDAREAMESCPSEAIKED comes from the coding sequence TTGAAACTAAGTGTTGATCAAGATCTTTGTATTAGTTGTGGTCTTTGCATTGATACCTGCCCATCGGTTTTTGATTGGAATGACGATGGGAAAGCTGATGTGGTAGTCGATGAAGTGCCTGATGATGCTGAGGATGATGCAAGAGAGGCAATGGAAAGCTGTCCGTCAGAAGCAATAAAAGAAGATTAA